A window of the Cuculus canorus isolate bCucCan1 chromosome 3, bCucCan1.pri, whole genome shotgun sequence genome harbors these coding sequences:
- the ENPP3 gene encoding LOW QUALITY PROTEIN: ectonucleotide pyrophosphatase/phosphodiesterase family member 3 (The sequence of the model RefSeq protein was modified relative to this genomic sequence to represent the inferred CDS: inserted 3 bases in 3 codons; deleted 2 bases in 2 codons; substituted 1 base at 1 genomic stop codon), which produces MNSQEADLGKMELQHDVISQSGHLDEAPLXPKTYVKKKTLLKYKVICAVSRFCLCALVVVSLGLGLGLGLNRGDQEQACRHKCNEEQRKDVRGCQCDSGCKERQDCCWDYEDTARSWSCTNFRCGETRIPGSYCSCSDDCLQEKDCWXNYHSVCKCEMPWVEEPCISLQTPQCPAGFDLPPLILFSMDGFRAEYLQTWISLLPNIEKLKTCGTHSKYMRAVYPTKTFPNHYTIVTGLYPESHGIIDNSMYDVNLNKHFSLSGTEKFQPSWWHGQPIWLTAMYQNLKAGTYFWPGSDVXINGTYPTLYXIYNGSVRYEERISGILKWLDYPKSERPDFYTLYIEEPDSSGHSSGPVSAAVIKALQRADQALGMLMDGLKQRNLHKCVNLIVLADHGMEMTYCSQLEYMTNYFQQIDFYIYAGPAARIRARNVPQDYFTFDSEGIVKNLTCKRSPQHFKPYLTPDLPKRFHYANNIRIDKVHLVVDRQWLAVRDGSYTYCDRGNHGYNNEFKSMEAIFLAYGPSFKENTEVDAFENIEVYNLMCDLLQITPAPNNGTHGSLNHLLKKPFYNPTHAKEDSSPSSCPVSHLTPADNLGCTCSPMLNISELNKRLNLTTEEMEKANSYHLPYGRPRVLQDKNVYCLLSHHQYVSGYSYDIWMPLWTAYTVNKPENTSPLPPTVSDCLRADVRIPVDRSQNCSNYPEELAFTRSFLYPPNFSSSDLEQYDALLTSNIVPMYIAFRDIWDYFHNVLLLEYARERNGVNVISGPVFDYNYDGHFDTLDEIKQHVNNTEIPVPTHYFVVLTSCKNKSYTPLNCLGSLDALSFIIPHRPDNSESCAENKTFSEWVEERLQVHSARVRDVELLTGLDFYQERNELISEILQLKTFLPIFETEIN; this is translated from the exons ATGAACAGCCAAGAGGCAGATCTTGGC AAAATGGAGCTTCAGCACGATGTCATCAGCCAAAGTGGACATTTGGATGAAGCACCTT ACCCAAAAACgtatgtgaagaaaaaaaccctcctgaaATACAAAGTCATCTGCGCTGTAAGTAG GTTCTGCCTGTGTGCTTTGGTGGTTGTATCCCTGGGACTAGGTTTAGGACTAGGACTGAACCGTGGAGACCAGGAACAAG CTTGCAGGCACAAATGCAATGAGGAACAGAGGAAAGATGTGCGTGGCTGCCAGTGCGACAGTGGCTGC AAGGAGCGTCAGGACTGCTGCTGGGACTATGAGGACACTGC CCGATCTTGGAGTTGCACTAATTTCCGTTGTGGTGAAACACGGATACCTGGAAGTTACTGTTCTTGTTCTGATGATTGCTTGCAGGAAAAAGACTGCTGGTGAAACTACCACAGTGTTtgcaaat GTGAAATGCCTTGGGTAGAAGAACCATGTATATCACTGCAAACTCCTCAGTGTCCAGCTGG ATTCGATCTGCCACCACTTATCCTTTTTTCGATGGATGGGTTTAGAGCAGAATACTTGCAAACATGGATTTCTTTGCTGCCAAATATTGAAAAACTCA AAACATGTGGCACACATTCAAAATACATGAGAGCTGTGTACCCCACAAAAACCTTTCCAAACCACTATACTATTGTCACA ggATTGTATCCAGAATCTCATGGTATTATTGATAACAGCATGTATGATGTAAACTTGAACAAGCATTTCTCACTTTCGGGGACGGAAAAATTCCAACCTTCGTGGTGGCATGGGCAGCCA ATCTGGCTGACAGCAATGTACCAAAACTTGAAAGCAGGCACCTACTTTTGGCCAGGCTCTGATG CGATTAATGGAACGTACCCCACTTTGT ATATATACAATGG ttCGGTTAGGTATGAAGAGAGAATTTCAGGAATATTGAAATGGCTTGATTATCCCAAATCTGAGAG GCCTGATTTCTACACTTTATATATTGAAGAACCAGATTCTTCTGGACATTCATCTGGGCCAGTTAGTGCTGCT GTAATCAAAGCCTTACAGCGAGCAGATCAAGCACTAGGGATGCTAATGGATGGACTTAAACAAAGAAACCTCCACAAATGTGTAAACCTCATTGTTTTAGCTGATCATG GGATGGAGATGACCTACTGCAGTCAGTTAGAATATATGACTAATTACTTCCAACAGATTGATTTCTACATATATGCTGGGCCTGCAGCTCGCATTAGAGCAAGGAATGTTCCACAGGACTATTTTACCT ttgACTCGGAAGGAATCGTTAAAAACCTCACA TGCAAAAGATCCCCTCAGCACTTCAAGCCTTACCTGACACCTGACTTGCCAAAACGATTCCACTATGCTAACAACATTCGTATTGATAAAGTTCATCTTGTGGTAGATCGACAGTGGCTGGCTGTGAG GGATGGAAGTTACACATATTGTGATAGGGGCAACCATGGCTATAACAACGAATTTAAAAGTATGGAG GCGATATTCTTAGCATATGGCCCAAGCtttaaggaaaacacagaagtggatgcttttgaaaacattgaGGTTTACAACCTTATGTGTG ATTTACTACAAATTACACCAGCACCAAACAATGGAACACATGGCAGCTTGAACCacctcttaaaaaaacctttttacaATCCTACACATGCAAAAGAAGACTCATCTCCTTCTTCATGTCCAGTTTCCCATCTGACTCCGGCAGATAATCTGGGATGCACATGCAGTCCT AtgctaaatatttcagaactaAATAAGAGGTTAAATCTCACCACAGAAGAAA TGGAGAAGGCAAACTCATATCATTTGCCATACGGGAGACCCAGAGTTCTTCAGGACAAAAATGTCTACTGCCTCCTTTCGCATCATCAGTATGTGAGTGGATACAGCTATGATATCTGGATGCCACTGTGGACTGCATACACTGTGAATAAGCCT gaaaacacatctcctcttcctcccactgTTTCAGACTGTCTGCGGGCTGATGTTAGAATCCCTGTTGATCGGAGCCAAAATTGTTCCAATTACCCAGAAGAGCTGGCCTTCACCCGCAGTTTCCTCTATCCTCCCA ACTTTAGTTCATCTGATCTTGAACAGTATGATGCCTTACTCACCAGCAATATTGTACCCATGTATATAGCTTTCAGAG ACATATGGGACTATTTCCATAATGTGCTTCTTCTGGAGTATGCCAGAGAAAGGAATGGAGTAAATGTTATCAGTGGACCAGTGTTTGATTACAATTATGATGGCCATTTTGATACTCTTGATGAAATTAAACA GCATGTAAACAACACAGAAATCCCTGTCCCAACCCATTACTTTGTGGTTCTGACTAGCTGCAAGAACAAGTCCTATACACCACTGAACTGTTTAGGCTCCTTGGATGCTTTGTCTTTTATCATTCCTCATCGACCTGACAACTCTGAAAGCTGTGCT gaaaacaagacattttCCGAGTGGGTTGAAGAAAGACTACAGGTTCATTCTGCACGTGTTCGGGATGTGGAGCTCCTAACTGGGCTTGACTTTTACCAGGAACGAAATGAACTCATCTCTGAGATCTTACAGCTAAAGACATTTTTGCCAATATTTGAGACTGAAATTAACTGA